Proteins found in one Aquibium microcysteis genomic segment:
- a CDS encoding PopZ family protein: MASHAAELKLPQAGGVQREPSMEEILASIRRIIEDSDQVRKPEDVPARGEPEQARAGAAEEERMDLVAANAPAAAFDLPKAPRPGADEPVARQADQDRAAARPMPGRAEPEARRPQPVDPVVPVSMAADPAAMSEGPAAPEPAMSAPAGETLVQPQPAAHAQPLPQPAAAPVEKASLISERTGRQVAAAFGELTEAFEASRRKTFDELAAEMMRPMLQDWLDNNLPTLVEKLVREEIERVARGGR, translated from the coding sequence ATGGCCAGTCACGCGGCTGAACTGAAACTGCCACAGGCGGGTGGCGTGCAGCGCGAGCCTTCGATGGAGGAAATCCTCGCTTCGATCCGCCGGATCATCGAAGACAGCGATCAGGTGCGCAAGCCCGAGGACGTTCCGGCGAGAGGCGAGCCCGAGCAGGCGCGCGCCGGGGCGGCCGAGGAGGAGCGGATGGATCTGGTCGCGGCGAACGCGCCGGCTGCAGCCTTCGACCTGCCGAAGGCGCCGCGCCCGGGCGCAGACGAGCCGGTCGCGCGCCAGGCGGATCAGGACCGCGCGGCGGCACGTCCCATGCCCGGGCGCGCCGAGCCCGAAGCCCGCCGGCCGCAGCCGGTCGATCCCGTGGTCCCCGTCTCCATGGCCGCAGACCCCGCCGCCATGTCCGAAGGTCCTGCCGCGCCCGAGCCGGCCATGTCTGCGCCGGCCGGCGAAACGCTGGTGCAGCCGCAGCCGGCGGCGCACGCTCAGCCTCTTCCTCAGCCGGCGGCCGCTCCCGTCGAGAAGGCGTCGCTGATCTCCGAGCGGACCGGCCGTCAGGTCGCCGCCGCCTTCGGTGAACTCACCGAGGCCTTCGAGGCGAGCCGCCGCAAGACCTTCGACGAGCTCGCCGCCGAGATGATGCGGCCGATGCTCCAGGACTGGCTGGACAACAACCTGCCGACGCTGGTCGAGAAGCTGGTGCGCGAGGAGATCGAGCGCGTCGCCCGCGGTGGCCGCTGA
- a CDS encoding tetratricopeptide repeat protein produces the protein MSAWVRATLLSGVVGAGLIAAGSAHALDPKTMQEKGSSPWDMFRFGFDAYRQGHKQEAVEAYRYAADNGQLGARWKLARMYAEGDGVQRNDYEAFKAFSLIVQQDVEPGSPEESYVSDALVALAGYVRTGIPGTPVQANPAAAQDYYMRAAATYRNPAAQYEIGRMFLRGEGVKVSVKQAGRWFQLAAEKGHSGAQATLGDLLFQSGKVVKGLAMMTAALERASPSDQIWIRSLQEEAFSLAGESDRRTAIALAEDMLRRGAR, from the coding sequence ATGAGTGCGTGGGTCCGTGCGACCCTGTTGAGCGGTGTCGTTGGAGCCGGCCTGATCGCTGCGGGAAGCGCCCACGCGCTTGATCCCAAGACGATGCAGGAGAAGGGCTCGAGCCCCTGGGACATGTTCCGCTTCGGCTTCGACGCCTACCGGCAGGGGCACAAGCAGGAAGCGGTCGAGGCCTATCGCTACGCAGCCGACAACGGCCAGCTCGGCGCGCGCTGGAAGCTCGCGCGCATGTATGCCGAGGGCGACGGCGTCCAGCGCAACGACTACGAGGCCTTCAAGGCCTTCAGCCTGATCGTGCAGCAGGACGTGGAGCCTGGCAGTCCGGAAGAGAGCTACGTCTCCGACGCGCTGGTGGCGCTGGCCGGCTATGTCCGCACCGGCATTCCCGGGACACCCGTCCAGGCCAATCCGGCCGCCGCGCAGGACTATTACATGCGCGCCGCGGCCACCTACCGCAACCCGGCCGCCCAGTACGAGATCGGCCGGATGTTCCTCCGCGGCGAAGGCGTCAAGGTCAGCGTCAAGCAGGCCGGCCGCTGGTTCCAGCTCGCCGCCGAGAAGGGCCATTCCGGCGCCCAGGCCACCCTCGGCGACCTCCTCTTCCAGAGCGGCAAGGTGGTGAAGGGCCTGGCGATGATGACCGCCGCGCTCGAGCGCGCCTCGCCCTCCGATCAGATCTGGATCCGCAGCCTGCAGGAGGAAGCCTTCTCGCTCGCCGGCGAATCCGACCGCCGCACCGCCATCGCGCTGGCCGAGGACATGCTGCGCCGCGGCGCCCGCTGA
- a CDS encoding TerC family protein, translating into MHMHDWLWPGFLAFVAVILFVDLFVLHRKDHVISPREAGITVAGYVTLAFLFGAGVFWFAGPSRGAEFLTGYLVEQALSLDNIFVIALIFSYFRVPAEAQYRVLFYGIVGAIVMRLSLIVPGVKLVDQFEWIGMALGALLIFSGYKMMTSGDDMIDPGQSRVVRLLKKTGRVTDEYEGSRFFVTRQGLLYMTPLFVVLMTVEFTDLIFAVDSIPAVLAISDDPFIVFSSNVFAIMGLRALFFVLSGMMREFHHLKTGLSLVLIFIGGKMLLAHVYKVPSTVALAVTAILILGSVAASVLTRENKEGKA; encoded by the coding sequence ATGCACATGCACGACTGGCTCTGGCCCGGTTTCCTGGCGTTCGTCGCCGTCATCCTGTTCGTCGATCTCTTCGTTCTGCACCGCAAGGACCACGTGATCAGCCCGCGCGAGGCCGGCATCACCGTCGCCGGCTACGTCACGCTCGCCTTCCTCTTCGGCGCCGGCGTGTTCTGGTTCGCCGGACCCAGCCGCGGCGCGGAGTTCCTCACCGGCTATCTGGTGGAGCAGGCGCTCTCCCTCGACAACATCTTCGTCATCGCGCTGATCTTCAGCTATTTCCGCGTGCCGGCCGAAGCGCAGTATCGCGTCCTCTTCTACGGCATCGTCGGGGCGATCGTGATGCGCCTGTCGCTGATCGTGCCCGGCGTGAAGCTCGTCGACCAGTTCGAATGGATCGGCATGGCGCTCGGCGCGCTGCTGATCTTCTCGGGCTACAAGATGATGACGTCGGGCGACGACATGATCGATCCCGGCCAGAGCCGCGTCGTGCGGCTCCTGAAGAAGACCGGGCGCGTCACCGACGAGTACGAGGGATCGCGCTTCTTCGTGACGCGCCAGGGCCTGCTCTACATGACGCCGCTCTTCGTCGTGCTGATGACGGTGGAGTTCACCGACCTGATCTTCGCGGTCGATTCGATCCCCGCCGTGCTCGCCATCTCCGACGACCCCTTCATCGTCTTCTCCTCCAACGTCTTCGCCATCATGGGCCTGCGCGCGCTCTTCTTCGTGCTGTCGGGCATGATGCGCGAATTCCACCACCTGAAGACCGGCCTGTCGCTGGTGCTGATCTTCATCGGCGGCAAGATGCTGCTCGCCCATGTCTACAAGGTGCCGTCGACGGTGGCGCTGGCCGTCACGGCGATCCTGATCCTTGGCTCGGTCGCGGCCTCCGTGCTCACGCGCGAGAACAAGGAAGGCAAGGCCTAG
- a CDS encoding protein-L-isoaspartate O-methyltransferase family protein: MVDGQLRTTDVNRIPLLDAFLSVPREAFVPSRLRSLAYIDEDLDITPPGSGERRFLMEPSPFAKMLQLADVGPADVVLDVGAGSGYSAAILSLVAGSVIALESDAALADQATARLAELGYDNVAVVQGPLPAGYASEAPYDVIVLEGAVDEVPQPIFDQLKDGGRLVVVEGHGNAGIARLYVRQGGSISGRRGFNAAVRPLSGFRKEKAFEF; the protein is encoded by the coding sequence ATGGTCGACGGCCAGCTTCGGACAACCGACGTCAACCGGATCCCTCTTCTCGACGCCTTCCTGTCGGTGCCGCGCGAGGCCTTCGTTCCGTCGCGCCTCAGGTCCCTGGCCTATATCGACGAGGATCTCGACATCACCCCGCCCGGCTCGGGCGAACGGCGCTTCCTCATGGAACCGTCTCCCTTCGCCAAGATGCTGCAACTGGCGGATGTCGGCCCCGCCGACGTCGTGCTCGACGTCGGCGCCGGCTCCGGCTACTCGGCGGCGATCCTGTCGCTGGTCGCGGGTTCCGTCATCGCGCTCGAAAGCGATGCCGCGCTCGCGGATCAGGCGACGGCGCGGCTCGCCGAACTCGGATACGACAACGTCGCCGTGGTGCAGGGGCCGCTGCCGGCCGGATACGCCTCGGAGGCGCCCTACGACGTGATCGTCCTGGAAGGCGCGGTGGACGAAGTGCCGCAGCCGATCTTCGACCAGTTGAAGGATGGCGGCCGCCTCGTGGTCGTCGAGGGCCATGGCAATGCCGGCATCGCCCGGCTCTACGTCCGGCAGGGCGGCTCGATTTCGGGGAGGCGGGGTTTCAACGCGGCGGTGAGGCCGCTGTCCGGCTTCCGCAAGGAGAAGGCTTTCGAGTTCTGA
- a CDS encoding valine--tRNA ligase — translation MLDKTYDAASVEPRIARRWEEEHAFRAGAGAAHGADPFTIVIPPPNVTGSLHMGHALNNTLQDILVRFERMRGRNVLWQPGMDHAGIATQMVVERRLAERQIRRRDMSREEFIDRVWEWKDESGGMIVNQLKRLGASCDWSRERFTMDEGLSTAVVEVFVTLYKQGLIYKDKRLVNWDPKLLTAISDLEVEQHEVDGNLWHFRYPIEGVAFDPENPATYITVATTRPETMLGDTAVAVHPDDERYRHLVGRNLVLPLVGRRIPVVADDYSDPEKGTGAVKITPAHDFNDFEVGKRHGLRAISILTVEAKVTLKDNEDFLDGLELDFMREEVWDRLDGLDRFEARKLVVDLMEEGGFLARVEPHRHMVPHGDRGGVPIEPFLTDQWYVDAATLAKPAIASVREGRTSFVPKTWEKTYFEWMENIQPWCVSRQLWWGHQIPAWYGPDGHVFVEKTEKEALDAAVEYYLALEGPWKAWVEEKLENFQPGDILVRDEDVLDTWFSSALWPFSTLGWPDRTEELKTYYPTSVLVTGFDIIFFWVARMMMMGLHFMEEEPFHTVYVHALVRDKNGAKMSKSKGNVIDPLELIDEYGADALRFTLTIMAAQGRDVKLDPARIAGYRNFGTKLWNATRFAEMNGAALDPSFDPAAAKLTVNRWILTELTRAAGAITRGIETYRFNEAAGAAYSFVWNLVCDWYLELLKPVFMGEDEAAKVESRACVAHVLQEIYKLLHPMMPFMTEELWARTAPEGSARPDMLALTRWPQPNFADEAAAAEINWLVDLVSGIRSVRSEMNVPPAAQAPLAMVGADAVTRERLGRHAPAIMRLARVTAIELAAEAPKGSAQIVVGEATACIPLGDLIDLSAEAARIGKEIAKTEAEIGRIDKKLGNEKFVANAPDEIVEAEREKRAEFVAVLARLRVALQRVSGEA, via the coding sequence ATGCTTGACAAGACCTATGACGCAGCGAGCGTCGAACCGAGAATAGCCCGCCGCTGGGAAGAGGAGCACGCCTTCCGTGCCGGTGCCGGCGCCGCACACGGCGCCGATCCCTTCACCATCGTCATTCCGCCGCCCAACGTCACCGGCTCGCTCCACATGGGGCACGCCCTCAACAACACGCTGCAGGACATCCTCGTCCGCTTCGAGCGGATGCGCGGCAGGAACGTGCTGTGGCAGCCGGGCATGGACCATGCCGGCATCGCCACGCAGATGGTCGTCGAGCGCCGGCTGGCCGAGCGCCAGATCCGCCGCCGCGACATGAGCCGCGAGGAATTCATCGATCGCGTCTGGGAGTGGAAGGACGAATCCGGCGGGATGATCGTCAACCAGCTGAAGCGGCTGGGCGCCTCCTGCGACTGGTCGCGCGAGCGCTTCACCATGGACGAGGGCCTCTCGACGGCGGTCGTCGAGGTCTTCGTCACGCTCTACAAGCAGGGCCTGATCTACAAGGACAAGCGGCTGGTCAACTGGGACCCGAAGCTCCTGACGGCGATCTCCGACCTCGAGGTCGAGCAGCACGAGGTCGACGGCAATCTCTGGCACTTCCGCTATCCGATCGAAGGGGTCGCCTTCGATCCCGAGAACCCCGCCACCTACATCACCGTCGCCACGACCCGTCCCGAGACGATGCTCGGCGACACCGCCGTGGCGGTGCATCCCGACGACGAGCGCTATCGTCACCTCGTCGGCCGCAACCTCGTCCTGCCGCTGGTCGGTCGCCGCATTCCGGTCGTGGCCGACGACTATTCCGATCCCGAGAAGGGCACCGGCGCGGTCAAGATCACGCCAGCGCATGATTTCAACGACTTCGAGGTCGGCAAGCGGCACGGCCTGCGCGCGATCAGCATCCTGACGGTCGAGGCGAAGGTGACGCTGAAGGACAACGAGGATTTCCTCGACGGCCTGGAGCTCGACTTCATGCGCGAGGAGGTCTGGGACCGGCTCGACGGGCTCGACCGCTTCGAGGCGCGCAAGCTGGTCGTCGACCTGATGGAGGAGGGCGGCTTCCTCGCCCGCGTCGAGCCGCACCGCCACATGGTGCCGCACGGCGATCGCGGCGGCGTGCCGATCGAGCCCTTCCTGACCGACCAGTGGTATGTCGACGCCGCGACGCTAGCGAAGCCCGCCATCGCCTCGGTGCGCGAGGGCCGCACCAGCTTCGTCCCGAAGACCTGGGAGAAGACCTATTTCGAGTGGATGGAGAACATCCAGCCCTGGTGCGTCTCGCGCCAGCTCTGGTGGGGCCACCAGATTCCGGCCTGGTACGGGCCGGACGGCCACGTCTTCGTCGAGAAGACCGAGAAGGAGGCGCTCGACGCCGCCGTCGAGTACTATCTGGCGCTCGAGGGACCGTGGAAGGCCTGGGTCGAGGAGAAGCTCGAGAACTTCCAGCCGGGCGACATCCTCGTCCGCGACGAGGACGTGCTCGACACCTGGTTCTCGTCGGCGCTGTGGCCCTTCTCGACGCTCGGCTGGCCGGACCGTACGGAGGAGCTGAAGACCTACTACCCGACCTCGGTGCTGGTGACGGGCTTCGACATCATCTTCTTCTGGGTCGCCCGGATGATGATGATGGGCCTGCACTTCATGGAGGAGGAGCCCTTCCACACCGTCTACGTCCATGCGCTGGTCCGCGACAAGAACGGCGCCAAGATGTCGAAGTCGAAGGGCAACGTCATCGATCCGCTGGAACTGATCGACGAGTATGGCGCCGACGCGCTGCGCTTCACGCTCACCATCATGGCCGCCCAGGGCCGCGACGTGAAGCTCGACCCGGCCCGCATCGCCGGCTACCGCAACTTCGGCACCAAGCTGTGGAACGCCACGCGCTTCGCCGAGATGAACGGCGCGGCCCTCGATCCGTCCTTCGATCCGGCCGCAGCGAAGCTGACCGTCAACCGCTGGATTCTGACGGAACTGACCCGCGCCGCCGGCGCGATCACGCGCGGCATCGAGACCTACCGCTTCAACGAGGCGGCGGGCGCGGCCTACTCCTTCGTCTGGAACCTGGTCTGCGACTGGTATCTGGAACTGCTGAAGCCGGTCTTCATGGGCGAGGACGAGGCGGCGAAGGTCGAATCGCGGGCCTGCGTGGCGCATGTCCTGCAGGAGATCTACAAGCTCCTGCATCCGATGATGCCCTTCATGACCGAGGAGCTCTGGGCGCGGACGGCGCCGGAGGGCAGCGCGCGGCCCGACATGCTGGCACTGACCCGCTGGCCGCAGCCGAATTTCGCCGACGAGGCCGCGGCAGCCGAGATCAACTGGCTGGTCGACCTCGTCTCGGGCATCCGCTCCGTCCGTTCGGAGATGAACGTGCCGCCGGCCGCGCAGGCGCCGCTCGCGATGGTGGGGGCCGACGCCGTCACGCGCGAGCGTCTCGGCCGCCATGCGCCCGCCATCATGCGGCTGGCGCGCGTCACCGCGATCGAACTCGCCGCCGAGGCTCCGAAGGGCTCGGCCCAGATCGTCGTCGGCGAGGCGACCGCCTGCATACCGCTCGGCGACCTGATCGACCTTTCGGCCGAGGCCGCGCGCATCGGCAAGGAGATCGCCAAGACCGAGGCCGAGATCGGGCGCATCGACAAGAAGCTCGGCAACGAGAAGTTCGTCGCCAACGCGCCGGACGAGATCGTCGAGGCCGAGCGCGAGAAGCGGGCCGAGTTCGTGGCCGTTCTCGCCCGGCTGAGGGTCGCGCTGCAGCGGGTGTCGGGCGAAGCCTGA
- a CDS encoding type II toxin-antitoxin system Phd/YefM family antitoxin, which produces MQVRDAQAELSSLIAAAERGEPTTITKHGKPAAVLVPVADARKLHPYPEAPSFADHLLAFPGGIEFERDRTPLRDIHL; this is translated from the coding sequence ATGCAGGTTCGCGACGCCCAGGCCGAGCTGTCTTCGCTAATCGCCGCGGCCGAGCGCGGCGAGCCGACCACGATCACGAAGCATGGCAAGCCTGCCGCCGTGCTGGTGCCGGTTGCGGATGCGCGCAAACTCCATCCGTATCCCGAGGCCCCGAGCTTCGCCGATCACCTGCTCGCATTCCCGGGCGGCATCGAGTTCGAGCGCGACCGCACGCCGCTGCGCGACATCCATCTGTGA
- a CDS encoding TolC family outer membrane protein, giving the protein MASISKSLLAALLVTAALVSPGPASAETMLGALAKAYQNNSALNSARAGVRVTDENVAIAKSGYRPTIAATGSLQYTQTSGLTEASIRTGSFGVQINQTLFDGFQTKNNVLAAKSQVYAARESLRNTEQNTLYSAATAYLDVIRDRQIAVLRERNLEFLSEQVRAARSRFDVGEGTRTDVAQAEASRSAAVAQLSLARATAQASEATYRQIVGDAPGKLQPVSPLARLLPKSLGQAIELALVRHPAILATQHLVDAAGFSVNSAEGALLPGVTASAGLSRSFSDASPARPGSDGYSNSASIGATLTIPLYQGGRTSALVRQSKESLGQARIEVDVSRDQVRAAVTSAWTQFQAGAEVVAANRELVSAAQLALNGVIEERNVGQRTTLDVLDSQASVITAQVNLVSAEHDVVLASFAILSAIGSLGVESLGLNVATYRPEEHYEAVKDKWFGLRTPDGR; this is encoded by the coding sequence GTGGCGTCGATTTCGAAAAGTCTTTTGGCAGCGTTGCTTGTCACCGCCGCGCTTGTGTCGCCCGGGCCGGCGAGCGCTGAGACGATGCTGGGGGCGCTGGCCAAGGCCTACCAGAACAATTCCGCCCTGAATTCGGCCCGCGCCGGCGTGCGCGTCACCGACGAGAACGTGGCCATCGCCAAGTCCGGCTATCGCCCGACCATCGCGGCGACCGGGTCGCTGCAGTATACGCAGACCTCCGGGCTGACGGAGGCGAGCATCCGCACGGGCTCCTTCGGCGTGCAGATCAACCAGACCCTGTTCGACGGCTTCCAGACGAAGAACAACGTGCTGGCGGCGAAGTCGCAGGTCTATGCGGCGCGCGAATCGCTGCGCAACACCGAGCAGAACACGCTCTACAGCGCGGCCACCGCCTATCTCGACGTCATCCGCGACCGCCAGATCGCGGTGCTGCGCGAGCGCAACCTCGAGTTCCTGAGCGAGCAGGTGCGCGCCGCCCGCTCCCGCTTCGACGTGGGCGAGGGCACCCGCACCGACGTCGCCCAGGCGGAGGCGAGCCGCTCCGCCGCCGTGGCGCAGCTCAGCCTGGCGCGCGCCACCGCCCAGGCCAGCGAGGCGACCTACCGCCAGATCGTCGGCGACGCGCCGGGCAAGCTGCAGCCGGTGAGCCCGCTCGCCAGGCTGCTGCCGAAGAGCCTCGGCCAGGCGATCGAACTGGCGCTGGTGCGCCATCCGGCGATCCTCGCCACCCAGCATCTCGTCGACGCCGCCGGCTTCTCGGTGAATTCGGCCGAGGGCGCGCTGCTGCCGGGCGTCACCGCGAGTGCCGGCTTGAGCCGCAGCTTTTCGGATGCCTCCCCGGCACGTCCGGGATCCGACGGCTACTCGAACTCCGCCTCGATCGGCGCCACGCTGACCATCCCGCTCTACCAGGGCGGACGCACCTCCGCCCTCGTTCGCCAGTCCAAGGAATCGCTCGGCCAGGCCCGCATCGAGGTCGACGTCAGCCGCGACCAGGTTCGCGCCGCCGTCACCTCGGCCTGGACGCAGTTCCAGGCGGGTGCCGAGGTCGTCGCAGCGAACCGCGAGCTCGTCTCGGCCGCGCAGCTGGCGCTCAACGGCGTGATCGAGGAGCGCAACGTCGGCCAGCGCACCACGCTGGACGTGCTCGATTCGCAGGCCTCCGTCATCACGGCCCAGGTCAATCTGGTGAGTGCCGAACACGACGTCGTGCTGGCGAGCTTCGCGATCCTGTCGGCCATCGGCAGCCTCGGCGTCGAGAGCCTGGGGCTCAACGTTGCCACCTACAGGCCGGAAGAGCACTACGAGGCGGTCAAGGACAAGTGGTTCGGCCTGCGCACGCCCGACGGCCGCTGA